From a single Adhaeribacter swui genomic region:
- the nagB gene encoding glucosamine-6-phosphate deaminase: MIRLNLLEETRFEKLPVTVYPNQDIASKQVARRICDLIRRKLQNGETTVLGLATGATPVGVYAELVRLHREEGLSFQNVITFNLDEYYPMKPTAPQSYVTFMNENLFDHIDIPRENINIPDGTLPLEEIPAFCLEYERKIEELGGLDLQILGIGRTGHIGFNEPGSAPNSGTRLVTLDDLTRRDASRDFGGKENVPTKAITMGIGTIFKAREIILMAWNRKKAPIIKKAVEGEMSSEVPATYLQLSDNVEFVLDEDAAAELTRFDTPWQVKDCVWDEQLTKKAVIWLSRLLNKPILKLTEEDYNNHGMAQLAVEKGPAYNINIHVFNKIQHTITGWPGGKPDSDDSQRPERANPAKKRVIIFSPHPDDDVISMGGTFIRLVDQKHDVHVAYQTSGNTAVWDDDVLRYMEFAIDFNASIGEDNSHLKSIYDDMRQFFAQKQPNQVDTREIRDVKGFIRKTEAISGARYAGLADDHIHFMALPFYETGKTSKNPVTDRDIELTMDLLQKVKPHQIFAAGDFADPHGTHIVCFRIILEAMSRLQKTEEWTKDCWLWMYRGAWHEFETHEIEMAVPLSPQEVERKRNAIFKHQSQKDRPVFPGDDAREFWVRAAERNRETAKIYDKLGLADYEAMEAFVRWKF, encoded by the coding sequence ATGATCCGCTTAAACTTACTCGAAGAAACCCGTTTTGAAAAGCTACCCGTTACGGTTTACCCCAATCAGGACATTGCCTCCAAGCAAGTAGCCCGCCGCATTTGTGATCTTATCCGCCGGAAGCTGCAAAACGGAGAAACCACCGTGTTGGGCCTGGCTACCGGTGCTACGCCGGTGGGCGTGTACGCCGAATTGGTTCGCCTGCACCGCGAAGAAGGCTTAAGCTTTCAGAATGTAATTACATTTAACCTGGATGAGTATTATCCCATGAAACCCACCGCGCCGCAAAGCTACGTGACTTTCATGAACGAAAACTTATTCGACCACATCGATATTCCGCGGGAAAACATTAACATTCCGGATGGTACCTTGCCTTTGGAAGAAATTCCGGCTTTCTGTTTGGAATACGAGCGCAAAATAGAAGAACTGGGTGGTTTGGATCTGCAAATCCTGGGTATTGGCCGTACTGGTCACATTGGGTTTAACGAACCCGGCTCGGCACCTAACTCCGGTACCCGCCTGGTAACCCTCGACGACCTAACCCGCCGCGATGCTTCCCGCGATTTCGGTGGGAAAGAAAATGTGCCGACTAAAGCCATTACCATGGGTATCGGTACTATTTTTAAAGCCCGCGAAATTATCTTGATGGCCTGGAACCGCAAAAAAGCCCCAATTATTAAAAAAGCGGTAGAAGGCGAAATGTCCAGCGAAGTACCAGCTACTTATTTGCAATTATCAGATAACGTAGAATTTGTGCTGGACGAAGATGCCGCCGCCGAATTAACCCGTTTCGATACGCCGTGGCAGGTAAAAGATTGCGTTTGGGACGAGCAACTCACCAAAAAAGCGGTTATCTGGTTATCACGGTTGTTAAACAAACCGATTTTAAAACTAACCGAAGAAGATTATAATAATCACGGCATGGCCCAACTGGCCGTAGAAAAAGGCCCGGCTTATAACATTAACATTCACGTTTTCAATAAAATACAGCACACCATTACCGGCTGGCCAGGTGGTAAACCAGATTCCGATGATTCGCAGCGGCCAGAGCGGGCCAACCCGGCAAAAAAACGCGTCATTATTTTCTCGCCGCACCCCGACGATGACGTAATTTCGATGGGTGGTACTTTTATCCGGTTAGTGGACCAAAAGCACGACGTGCATGTGGCTTACCAAACATCGGGAAATACCGCCGTGTGGGACGATGACGTTTTGCGCTACATGGAATTTGCCATTGACTTTAATGCCAGCATCGGCGAAGACAACAGCCACTTGAAATCGATTTACGACGACATGCGGCAGTTTTTTGCCCAAAAACAACCCAACCAGGTTGATACCCGCGAAATCCGCGACGTGAAAGGCTTTATCCGCAAAACCGAAGCTATTTCGGGTGCGCGTTACGCTGGCTTAGCCGACGATCACATTCACTTTATGGCCTTGCCGTTCTACGAAACCGGTAAAACCAGCAAAAATCCGGTTACCGACCGCGACATTGAGTTAACTATGGATTTGTTGCAGAAAGTAAAGCCGCACCAGATTTTTGCCGCCGGCGATTTTGCCGATCCGCACGGTACACACATTGTTTGTTTCCGGATTATTCTGGAAGCAATGAGTCGCTTGCAAAAAACCGAAGAATGGACCAAGGACTGCTGGTTGTGGATGTACCGCGGTGCCTGGCATGAATTTGAAACCCACGAAATTGAAATGGCTGTACCGTTGTCACCGCAGGAAGTGGAACGCAAACGCAACGCTATTTTCAAGCACCAATCACAAAAAGACCGGCCGGTATTCCCCGGCGACGATGCCCGCGAGTTCTGGGTACGCGCTGCGGAGCGTAACCGCGAAACTGCCAAAATTTACGATAAATTAGGCCTCGCGGATTACGAAGCCATGGAAGCTTTTGTGCGCTGGAAATTCTAA
- a CDS encoding lactonase family protein — MKRTLFLFNILLFCYLTAFSQKPGSKEIIYAGTFTNKGSKGLYILNFDRAQGKLTEIATVAGGQSPNYLDLHPNGKYLYAVYNEGAIPAPNQEGSVMAYQINPQTGLLTKLNEQTTGGRGPAHIAVDPKGRFVYISNYGAGNLSVYPIKPDGSLGQLADLKQHEGFSINPNRQKEPHVHQAVPSADGKFIYVSDLGIDKIMIYAVDAKTGKLSPAPTPFAQTKPGSGPRHLVIHPNGNFAYSAAELNNTVAAYKVNKATGALTALESISMLPQDFTGTSSAADIHFSPDGKFLYASNRGHDSLVIYAVDAKTGKLTLVGFEPTRGKHPRNFFVDKKGDYLFVANRDDNNVVVFKRDLKTGKLTYSGVEAQIPTVVCVQQLFLK, encoded by the coding sequence ATGAAAAGAACGCTTTTTTTATTTAACATTTTACTGTTTTGCTACCTTACCGCTTTTTCCCAAAAGCCGGGCAGTAAAGAAATTATATACGCGGGCACTTTCACCAACAAAGGCAGTAAAGGCCTTTATATCTTAAATTTCGACCGGGCACAGGGAAAGTTAACCGAAATCGCCACGGTAGCGGGCGGCCAAAGCCCCAATTACTTAGATTTGCACCCCAATGGCAAATACCTCTACGCGGTTTACAACGAGGGGGCTATCCCTGCGCCTAACCAGGAAGGCAGCGTAATGGCTTACCAGATTAATCCGCAAACGGGTTTGTTAACAAAATTAAACGAGCAAACAACAGGCGGTCGGGGTCCGGCACACATTGCTGTAGATCCTAAAGGCCGGTTTGTTTATATTTCGAATTATGGTGCCGGTAATTTAAGCGTATATCCAATAAAGCCGGATGGCAGTTTGGGGCAACTGGCCGATCTAAAACAACACGAAGGGTTTAGCATTAACCCGAACCGGCAAAAAGAGCCTCACGTGCACCAGGCAGTACCTTCTGCCGATGGTAAGTTTATTTACGTTTCCGATTTAGGCATCGATAAAATTATGATTTACGCGGTTGACGCGAAAACCGGTAAACTAAGTCCGGCCCCTACTCCTTTTGCTCAAACTAAACCGGGTTCCGGTCCGCGGCATTTAGTTATTCACCCGAACGGTAATTTTGCTTATTCGGCAGCCGAGCTCAACAATACCGTAGCGGCCTATAAAGTAAACAAAGCCACGGGGGCTTTAACCGCTTTAGAAAGCATCAGTATGTTACCCCAGGATTTTACCGGCACCAGTTCGGCCGCCGACATTCATTTTTCGCCGGATGGTAAGTTTCTGTACGCTTCGAACCGCGGCCACGACAGCCTGGTTATTTACGCCGTAGACGCTAAAACTGGCAAACTCACTTTAGTGGGCTTTGAACCTACCCGGGGCAAACACCCCCGCAATTTTTTCGTGGATAAAAAAGGCGATTATTTATTTGTAGCCAACCGCGACGATAACAACGTAGTTGTTTTTAAACGCGATCTTAAAACGGGCAAACTGACTTATTCGGGTGTAGAAGCTCAAATACCTACGGTGGTGTGTGTGCAGCAGTTATTTTTAAAGTAA
- a CDS encoding cupin domain-containing protein gives MQTLTRTITNPLIKDEVTFLKTSAETRGAYTLVEVKLAPGGGVPLHYHNSYRETFACVAGELSIQCQKDVVRLQSGQSAVAEANTLHRFFNQSPEPCRFLCRIEPGNPGFEQLLQINYGLARDGKTNAKGMPKGLLNLAYVLSLGETRLPGLLSVLGAFFKILARRAVKKGIAAQLQQQYVRF, from the coding sequence ATGCAAACTTTAACCCGAACCATTACCAATCCTTTAATTAAAGACGAAGTTACTTTTTTAAAAACCTCGGCCGAAACCAGGGGCGCTTACACCTTGGTAGAAGTAAAATTAGCACCCGGCGGCGGCGTGCCGCTGCACTACCACAACAGCTACCGCGAAACATTTGCGTGCGTAGCCGGCGAACTCAGCATTCAATGCCAGAAAGACGTGGTACGCTTACAATCCGGCCAATCCGCAGTAGCTGAAGCCAATACCTTGCACCGCTTTTTTAACCAAAGCCCGGAGCCTTGTCGTTTTTTGTGCCGCATTGAGCCAGGTAACCCCGGGTTTGAACAATTGCTCCAGATTAATTACGGCTTAGCCCGCGATGGTAAAACCAACGCCAAAGGCATGCCCAAAGGCTTGTTAAACCTGGCTTACGTTCTTTCATTGGGCGAAACCCGGTTGCCTGGATTGTTGTCGGTTTTAGGCGCTTTTTTTAAAATTTTAGCCCGGCGGGCGGTGAAAAAAGGCATTGCGGCGCAATTGCAACAACAATATGTGCGCTTTTAA
- a CDS encoding alpha/beta fold hydrolase, whose translation MTLTQKTYAVNNVQLQVTTAGEAHHPVILFLHGFPEMGLSWRQQLLFFAEQGFYAIAPDQRGYNRSSKPSKVKDYTLPHLTADIAALIQQLTPGQVYLAGHDWGGAVVWSLALHYPELIHKLIILNMPHPVVLQQQLKKSGKQRLRSWYAGFFQVPVLPELLCRAFNFKILESSVVKTALPRTFSRQTIALYKKAWQQPGALRAMINWYRAYKYDPLTNKEKITVPTLLLWGKKDKFLSSEMAQPSINQCNQGRLEFLDNATHWLHHEQPSLVNNLILDFVKTESPS comes from the coding sequence ATGACCTTAACGCAAAAAACATACGCGGTAAACAACGTGCAATTGCAGGTAACTACGGCCGGCGAAGCGCACCATCCTGTTATTTTATTTTTACACGGGTTTCCGGAAATGGGCTTATCCTGGCGCCAGCAGCTTTTGTTTTTCGCGGAGCAAGGATTTTACGCCATCGCGCCCGACCAGCGGGGCTACAACCGCAGCAGCAAACCCAGCAAAGTAAAAGACTATACGCTCCCGCACCTAACCGCCGACATAGCCGCTTTAATCCAACAACTAACTCCCGGGCAAGTTTACCTGGCGGGTCATGATTGGGGCGGAGCCGTAGTCTGGTCCTTGGCGCTCCACTATCCCGAACTTATTCATAAATTAATAATTCTGAACATGCCGCACCCGGTGGTGTTGCAGCAACAATTAAAAAAGAGTGGCAAGCAACGTCTCCGTAGTTGGTACGCCGGCTTTTTTCAGGTGCCTGTTTTACCGGAGTTGCTGTGCCGGGCGTTTAATTTTAAAATTTTAGAAAGTTCGGTGGTTAAAACGGCTTTGCCCCGTACCTTCTCGCGCCAAACAATTGCCTTGTATAAAAAAGCCTGGCAGCAACCCGGCGCCTTGCGGGCCATGATTAACTGGTACCGGGCTTATAAATACGACCCGCTCACCAACAAAGAAAAGATAACCGTTCCTACTTTGCTGCTCTGGGGCAAGAAAGATAAGTTTTTAAGCTCTGAAATGGCCCAGCCCAGTATCAACCAATGTAACCAAGGCCGCTTAGAATTTCTGGATAACGCTACGCACTGGCTTCACCACGAGCAGCCCAGTTTGGTTAATAATTTAATTTTGGACTTTGTTAAAACAGAATCACCTTCCTGA
- a CDS encoding helix-turn-helix transcriptional regulator, protein MAFIINQSDVFDFEVLTPLTKKDLPLAPSASGTLDVHYHHKKAGAVQVKSVVLPHMHIMHMAWNTGSENVVLCDSTPADNINVCFVLGGHMHSSFQGITHDLDMQPWRHNLLYIPEAGNTNQIKANQNLSLLHITVQKDYFMATVGQEDAWSEQAITNLERHRPFTGLAAPLMATPYMQQIVQAINTSPETGAMRNLLLQSRVLELLALEIEQFKITGTPEPSVRPDEAEKLYQLKAYLDLNYLTDHSLTQLSRLCLLNEFKLKKGFKLLFGKSVFNYLKELRMEHASLLLRNTATSVDEVAFTLGYEHGHHFSVAFKKHFGVSPSQHLRKKF, encoded by the coding sequence ATGGCTTTTATTATTAATCAAAGCGATGTTTTCGACTTTGAGGTATTGACTCCTCTGACAAAAAAAGATTTACCTCTTGCCCCAAGCGCTTCGGGCACGCTGGATGTACATTATCATCATAAAAAAGCCGGAGCGGTGCAGGTAAAGTCGGTGGTGTTGCCGCACATGCATATCATGCACATGGCCTGGAACACGGGCAGCGAAAACGTAGTATTATGCGATAGTACGCCTGCCGATAATATTAATGTTTGCTTTGTGCTGGGCGGGCACATGCATTCTTCATTCCAGGGTATTACACACGATTTAGACATGCAGCCCTGGCGCCATAATTTGCTGTATATTCCGGAGGCGGGTAATACCAACCAGATTAAAGCCAACCAAAACCTGTCGCTGCTGCACATTACCGTCCAGAAAGATTATTTTATGGCAACGGTGGGGCAGGAAGATGCCTGGAGCGAACAAGCCATTACGAACCTGGAAAGACACCGGCCTTTTACGGGCCTGGCGGCTCCCTTAATGGCTACGCCCTACATGCAGCAAATCGTTCAGGCAATAAACACTAGTCCCGAAACCGGGGCCATGCGCAATCTGCTACTGCAATCCAGAGTGTTAGAATTGTTGGCGCTGGAGATTGAACAATTTAAAATAACCGGTACCCCGGAACCCAGCGTACGCCCCGACGAAGCCGAGAAGTTGTATCAGTTAAAAGCTTACCTGGATTTGAATTACCTAACCGACCATAGCCTCACGCAACTTAGCCGTTTGTGCTTGTTAAATGAGTTTAAACTAAAGAAAGGCTTTAAGCTACTGTTTGGCAAAAGCGTGTTTAACTACCTAAAAGAGCTCCGGATGGAGCACGCCAGCCTGTTATTGCGCAACACGGCTACTTCCGTGGACGAAGTGGCATTTACTTTGGGCTACGAACACGGGCATCATTTTTCCGTGGCGTTTAAAAAGCATTTCGGCGTTAGCCCATCGCAACACCTCCGCAAGAAATTTTGA
- a CDS encoding NAD(P)-dependent oxidoreductase, with amino-acid sequence MDLKNIGWIGLGKMGTPMARKLVDAGYSVTVYNRSKEKEAALRSSGVSSAESPAQLMQQATVIFLMVSDDAATREIFTNEQGLLQAQATGKIIINMSTVSPGVSQEMANLCQQQQHHYLDAPVSGSVKQAEEGQLVIMVGGEEAVFNQVKPILDQLGKLTLRVGNTGAGNTAKLAINTLLGFYAQGLAEAVIFAQQRGIQPQDLLTLIGNSALGNIFTKLKGEAILANNFQPAFALKHIAKDLRLAQQEGSHTPLAEVVQATFEQAEPSLGEEDIIAIIKHLSAENTSN; translated from the coding sequence ATGGACTTGAAAAATATAGGCTGGATTGGCTTAGGAAAAATGGGTACCCCGATGGCCCGGAAATTAGTTGATGCGGGTTATTCCGTAACCGTATACAACCGGAGCAAAGAAAAAGAAGCCGCTTTGCGTTCCTCGGGAGTAAGCTCTGCCGAATCGCCGGCTCAACTGATGCAGCAAGCCACGGTAATTTTCCTGATGGTATCCGACGATGCTGCTACCCGCGAAATTTTTACCAACGAACAAGGTTTGCTTCAGGCACAAGCTACCGGAAAAATAATTATTAACATGAGCACGGTTTCGCCGGGTGTTAGCCAAGAAATGGCTAATCTGTGCCAGCAACAGCAACATCATTACCTCGATGCTCCCGTGTCTGGCAGCGTAAAGCAGGCCGAAGAAGGCCAATTGGTAATTATGGTGGGCGGTGAAGAAGCTGTTTTTAACCAGGTTAAACCTATTCTGGACCAACTTGGCAAACTAACTTTGCGGGTAGGAAATACCGGGGCGGGCAATACGGCCAAACTGGCCATAAATACCTTACTCGGATTTTACGCCCAAGGCCTGGCCGAAGCCGTAATTTTTGCGCAACAACGCGGCATTCAACCGCAGGATTTATTAACCTTAATTGGCAACAGCGCCTTAGGAAATATTTTTACCAAATTAAAAGGAGAAGCCATCCTGGCGAACAATTTTCAACCGGCTTTTGCCTTAAAGCACATAGCGAAAGACCTGCGCCTGGCCCAGCAGGAAGGCTCCCACACTCCCCTGGCCGAAGTAGTGCAAGCTACCTTTGAGCAAGCCGAACCCAGCTTAGGCGAAGAAGATATTATTGCGATTATCAAACATTTGAGTGCTGAAAATACAAGCAACTAA
- a CDS encoding Ig-like domain-containing protein: MRTTFTAYCQLLLHFWGSYKSFSIVSIFILITSFAKAQTVTFTPGGPFCVGGKVTVNIASAANGNKTYTVSVYNGKSANATVLEDLGTIGTSNSTHAGSGSFFLPSASAGSGRYIGVKLTNGSGATAFSSNSFTVNALPGAPTSGGDQSTTYGSANPTLSASAGSDQTLAWYDVPTGGEPIATGTTFTSPAITAGTYTYYAEARNSSGCASAVRTPVTLTINKRPLTITAIGLPKVYDGTAEAFVVLTANTIYGDVLLLYYNSSVYDDKNPGINKNITVSGITIGGNAAANYTLSKTTATTTANIDGDNDLDGIVDSYDWDDDNDGIPDLVETHNINAMGDDNGNGIPDYRDPSYKPATYNSITGVNDFFDQDRDGIINSLDLDSDGDGIPDAIEANNGRKPFYDYNEAAGRFTTGSVGNNGLTDSWETDFDSGIPRVDLPDTDKDGLPDFLDLDSDNDGLSDNLESQPESQPNGLARKLPKGTDGDKDGIDDQYDGTCGCSENGQPITPVITNTLNGIPDYLNLDSDSDQAPDFVEAYDLNYNTRSLDDLKALAANFAGNQATNSAAGKYYEILNLDPNHIPAWLQDDDQDGLPNYLDSGNIHYHDSNNNGWIDLFEVASYANELNPNPAFRQNITIVVLPVELINFKAQLTKNGTLVTWQTAAEHQNDYFLVERSTNGTTFETIGKVAGAGNSNQLLSYSFLDEHLVGGVNYYRLKQVSLSKQITTSKIVSVESPVISQVTSRAYPNPSSGNFNLEVTLPVAKELTLVVREVTGQIIRTQTFAALPGRNNIPLDLTQAPNGIYVVSILGDQLKLVERLVKN, encoded by the coding sequence ATGAGAACTACTTTTACTGCTTATTGTCAATTGTTGCTACATTTTTGGGGCTCTTATAAAAGCTTTTCAATCGTAAGTATTTTCATATTAATTACTTCGTTTGCAAAAGCGCAAACAGTTACGTTTACTCCTGGAGGACCATTTTGCGTTGGCGGTAAGGTAACCGTAAACATTGCCTCTGCTGCAAATGGCAATAAAACTTACACCGTTAGTGTTTATAATGGAAAATCAGCAAACGCCACCGTATTAGAAGATTTAGGAACTATAGGCACGTCCAATTCAACCCATGCGGGCTCGGGCAGTTTCTTTTTACCAAGTGCTTCTGCAGGCAGTGGAAGGTATATAGGCGTAAAATTAACCAATGGTAGTGGGGCAACTGCATTTTCTTCAAATTCGTTTACTGTTAATGCGCTTCCGGGTGCCCCAACCAGTGGCGGCGATCAATCTACCACTTACGGGTCTGCCAATCCCACTCTTTCGGCCAGTGCAGGAAGTGATCAAACCTTGGCTTGGTATGATGTGCCTACGGGTGGTGAACCGATTGCCACCGGAACCACCTTTACCTCCCCGGCGATAACAGCCGGGACTTACACGTATTATGCCGAGGCGCGTAATAGCTCGGGTTGCGCCAGTGCTGTTCGTACTCCAGTAACTTTAACCATTAACAAAAGACCGTTAACCATTACAGCTATCGGGCTACCCAAGGTGTACGATGGTACTGCGGAGGCTTTTGTGGTGTTAACAGCCAATACAATTTACGGCGATGTATTATTATTATACTATAATTCATCTGTATACGACGATAAAAACCCGGGCATCAACAAAAATATTACTGTAAGCGGAATTACCATTGGCGGTAATGCAGCCGCTAATTATACCTTATCTAAAACTACCGCCACCACCACCGCCAATATCGATGGCGATAATGACCTTGATGGCATCGTAGATTCCTATGATTGGGACGATGATAATGATGGTATTCCGGATTTAGTAGAAACCCATAATATAAATGCCATGGGCGATGATAACGGCAACGGTATTCCGGATTACCGCGACCCGAGTTACAAACCGGCCACGTACAACAGTATAACCGGCGTAAACGACTTCTTCGACCAGGATCGGGATGGCATCATCAACTCCTTGGATCTGGACTCAGATGGCGATGGTATCCCGGATGCCATTGAGGCAAATAACGGTCGGAAACCTTTTTATGATTACAACGAGGCTGCAGGAAGGTTTACTACGGGCTCGGTTGGCAATAACGGCTTGACAGATAGCTGGGAAACTGATTTCGACAGTGGTATACCCCGAGTAGACTTGCCCGATACCGATAAAGACGGATTGCCTGATTTTCTGGACCTGGATTCCGATAATGATGGACTAAGCGATAACCTGGAAAGTCAGCCAGAAAGTCAGCCAAACGGCTTGGCCCGGAAATTACCGAAAGGCACGGATGGCGATAAAGACGGCATCGACGACCAATATGATGGCACGTGCGGCTGCAGTGAAAATGGACAGCCAATTACGCCCGTAATAACCAATACCCTGAACGGAATACCAGATTACCTAAACCTGGACAGCGATAGTGACCAGGCACCGGACTTTGTGGAAGCTTACGATTTAAATTACAATACCCGGTCGCTGGATGATTTAAAAGCTTTAGCTGCAAACTTTGCCGGAAATCAAGCTACTAATTCGGCTGCCGGCAAGTATTACGAAATCTTAAATCTGGACCCGAATCATATTCCGGCTTGGCTGCAGGACGATGATCAGGACGGCCTACCTAATTACCTGGATTCTGGTAATATTCACTACCACGATTCAAATAATAATGGTTGGATTGATTTGTTTGAGGTAGCTTCTTACGCGAATGAATTAAATCCTAACCCGGCTTTTCGACAGAACATTACCATTGTGGTTTTACCTGTAGAGTTGATTAATTTTAAAGCGCAACTCACTAAAAACGGCACACTGGTAACTTGGCAAACAGCCGCCGAACACCAAAACGATTACTTTTTAGTGGAGCGGAGCACGAATGGCACTACCTTCGAGACAATCGGGAAAGTGGCGGGTGCCGGTAACAGCAACCAACTTTTAAGTTATTCTTTCCTGGACGAGCACCTGGTGGGCGGCGTAAATTATTACCGCTTAAAGCAAGTAAGTTTAAGTAAACAAATTACCACCAGTAAAATTGTTTCAGTAGAAAGCCCCGTTATCAGTCAGGTTACGAGTCGGGCGTATCCTAATCCAAGCTCCGGTAATTTTAACCTGGAGGTAACCTTACCTGTAGCTAAAGAACTGACCCTGGTGGTTCGGGAGGTAACCGGCCAAATCATTCGCACGCAAACCTTTGCCGCGCTGCCGGGCCGCAATAATATTCCGTTGGATTTAACGCAAGCCCCCAATGGGATTTATGTAGTTTCCATTCTAGGCGATCAGTTGAAATTAGTAGAGCGACTTGTGAAAAATTAA
- a CDS encoding ROK family transcriptional regulator: protein MTAMFLEDAFLQTLNHVERKKHLQKLKLIKYLYLKGAKTNAAICEHFSISAPTSIALLNELISDGIVEKQGRGLSIGGRKPDLFGLQENSLFVLSIEMEKHKIRMAVFNNNNQNLTGIRTYSLQITQDLSAIEQLHTFAEELLQSSGIKRDKLIGIGISMPGLVASKEGNNYTYLLNPDKSESLQEVLEKKFQKPVFIQNDVKTISLAEHRFGLAHGKKDVLVIWMNWGIGFGMILDGKLRSGTSGFAGEFGHIPMVEDGLLCQCGKRGCLETIASGMALVRMAKEGIKAGAISMLSALPKQELEQLEPRAIIDAANRGDQFAISILSEIGINLGKGLAVLIQLFNPELIILSGTIAEAKQFITTPVQQSLNTYCMAQLREKTSIALSDLGENNMILGSLALVMENI, encoded by the coding sequence ATGACTGCCATGTTTTTGGAAGATGCCTTCTTACAAACGCTTAACCACGTAGAGCGGAAGAAGCATTTGCAAAAACTAAAGCTTATCAAATACTTGTACCTGAAAGGTGCCAAGACCAACGCAGCTATTTGCGAGCATTTTTCGATTAGTGCTCCTACTTCCATCGCGTTACTCAACGAATTAATTTCCGACGGCATCGTAGAAAAACAAGGCCGCGGCTTATCCATTGGTGGCCGCAAACCAGACTTATTCGGTCTCCAGGAAAATTCCTTGTTTGTGCTGAGTATCGAAATGGAAAAGCACAAAATCCGGATGGCGGTTTTTAACAACAATAACCAGAATTTAACCGGTATCCGCACTTATTCGCTGCAAATTACTCAAGACTTAAGCGCCATCGAGCAACTGCACACCTTCGCCGAAGAATTGCTGCAATCCTCAGGCATTAAGCGCGATAAACTTATTGGTATTGGCATTAGTATGCCGGGTCTGGTGGCTTCCAAAGAAGGAAATAACTATACCTATTTATTAAATCCGGATAAATCAGAGTCGTTGCAAGAAGTGCTGGAGAAGAAATTTCAAAAACCAGTATTTATTCAAAACGACGTGAAAACCATTAGTCTGGCGGAACACCGTTTTGGGCTGGCCCACGGCAAAAAAGACGTGTTAGTAATCTGGATGAACTGGGGCATTGGCTTCGGGATGATTCTGGATGGGAAACTGCGCAGCGGTACCTCGGGCTTTGCCGGCGAGTTTGGGCACATACCCATGGTGGAAGACGGTTTGTTGTGCCAATGCGGCAAACGGGGTTGTTTAGAAACCATTGCTTCGGGGATGGCCTTGGTGCGCATGGCGAAAGAAGGTATAAAAGCCGGCGCAATCTCTATGTTAAGCGCTTTGCCGAAGCAGGAATTAGAGCAACTGGAGCCCCGCGCCATTATTGATGCCGCTAACCGCGGCGACCAGTTTGCTATTTCTATTTTATCGGAAATTGGTATTAATTTAGGGAAAGGCTTAGCCGTTCTGATTCAGTTGTTTAACCCGGAATTAATTATATTGAGCGGTACCATTGCCGAAGCCAAGCAATTTATTACCACGCCGGTACAACAATCTTTAAACACGTATTGCATGGCGCAGTTACGCGAAAAAACGAGTATTGCCTTATCTGATTTAGGTGAAAATAACATGATTCTGGGGTCGCTGGCCCTGGTAATGGAAAATATTTAA